A section of the Sphaerobacter thermophilus DSM 20745 genome encodes:
- a CDS encoding energy-coupling factor transporter transmembrane component T family protein, with product MSAAGFDLYVPGDSWLHRVDARVKMAFVVGALALLLVWSNLALFVVALGLIHLALMSAGVPGARLARVWRTLAPFLLLIVLLWPLFNRGGTPVLLEAGPLRITGRALLGGVAAALRIAALSFVFVLWLSTTDQRQIVRGFVRLGLPFGLGMALTIGLRFIPTFAGVFQTVSDAQQARGLVLIGGALRRARAMIPILIAALVTVLRLSEQLGWTLEARAFGAPVPRTTLHDLAMRPVDWLLLVLVAGGAGVLLWLSLTAGLGRGLLWPVV from the coding sequence ATGAGCGCGGCGGGCTTCGACCTGTACGTCCCCGGCGACTCCTGGCTGCACCGGGTGGATGCCCGGGTCAAGATGGCGTTCGTGGTCGGCGCGCTGGCGCTGCTGCTGGTCTGGTCCAACCTGGCGCTGTTCGTGGTGGCGCTGGGGTTGATCCACCTGGCGCTCATGAGCGCCGGAGTGCCCGGAGCGCGGCTGGCGCGGGTCTGGCGCACGCTCGCGCCCTTCCTGCTGCTGATCGTGCTGCTCTGGCCGCTCTTCAACCGGGGCGGGACGCCGGTGCTGCTCGAGGCCGGCCCGCTGCGCATCACCGGACGTGCGCTGCTGGGGGGAGTTGCCGCTGCGCTGCGCATCGCCGCCCTCTCGTTCGTCTTCGTCCTCTGGCTGAGCACCACCGACCAGCGGCAGATCGTGCGGGGCTTCGTCCGCCTTGGCCTGCCGTTCGGCCTCGGCATGGCGCTGACGATCGGGCTCCGCTTCATCCCCACCTTTGCCGGGGTGTTCCAGACCGTGTCCGACGCGCAGCAGGCGCGAGGGCTGGTGTTGATCGGGGGCGCGCTGCGCCGGGCGCGGGCGATGATCCCGATCCTGATCGCGGCGCTGGTGACGGTACTGCGCCTGAGCGAGCAGCTCGGGTGGACCCTGGAAGCGCGGGCCTTTGGCGCGCCGGTCCCGCGCACGACGCTGCACGACCTGGCGATGCGGCCGGTCGACTGGCTGCTGCTGGTTCTGGTGGCCGGCGGTGCCGGGGTGTTGCTGTGGCTCTCGCTTACGGCCGGCCTGGGCCGGGGCTTGCTCTGGCCGGTCGTGTAG
- a CDS encoding ABC transporter ATP-binding protein, with protein sequence MADGPYIIEIRDFTYRYPPAEPGGAPVTALDGITLDIAAGECLGVTGTAGSGKSTLCLALNGLVPHATGGTVRGEVRVGGWSTKEVPVPRLATRVGMVFQDPESNLVGLTVEDEVAFGPENLGVPREEIAARVAWALEAVGMASARRRPAAQLSGGQKQRVAIAAVLAMRPQVLVLDEPTAQLDPTGKEEVAAAIAALRRERGADLTVVLVEQDAELLARLSDRVVVLDAGRIVLSGTTREIFTRVDHLAALGVFAPQVAEVTARLSAALGADLAALTPEEAAPALRARLRKPGHPERSQERAEPFVGDNPVPGDESLNAADRRGAAGEPVLTASEHDAAAPEPLVVVEGVHYRYGGSVPALRGVDLTLAPGEFVALLGVNGSGKTTLAKHLNGLLRPDAGRVLVAGRDTRQHPPGELARVVGYVFQNPDHQIFQPTVAAEVASGPRNLGARGADLAERVDEALARFGLTDLRDRHPMLLGRAARRRVALAAVYATRPRLLVLDEPTGGLDRRDTAELMATLEALVAEGTTVLLITHDLRLAATHARRVVVMWDGRVVADGPPEAILADAERLAAAGLRPAPVTRLSLDLADTGMLPALTVESFCEAFLRRASGGAACPAGGRTFEGREP encoded by the coding sequence GTGGCCGACGGGCCGTACATAATCGAGATCCGCGACTTCACCTATCGCTATCCCCCGGCCGAGCCGGGCGGGGCGCCGGTGACGGCGCTCGACGGGATCACGCTCGACATCGCAGCCGGGGAATGCCTGGGCGTGACCGGCACGGCCGGGAGCGGCAAGAGCACGCTCTGCCTGGCGCTGAACGGCCTGGTGCCGCACGCCACCGGGGGCACGGTGCGGGGTGAGGTACGCGTCGGCGGCTGGAGCACCAAGGAGGTTCCGGTGCCGCGGCTGGCGACGCGGGTCGGGATGGTCTTCCAGGACCCGGAGAGCAACCTGGTCGGGTTGACGGTGGAGGACGAGGTCGCCTTCGGCCCCGAGAACCTGGGGGTGCCACGGGAGGAGATCGCGGCCCGGGTCGCCTGGGCGCTGGAGGCCGTCGGGATGGCCAGCGCGCGCCGCCGGCCGGCGGCGCAGCTCTCCGGCGGGCAGAAACAGCGGGTGGCGATCGCCGCGGTGCTGGCGATGCGACCCCAGGTGTTGGTCCTCGACGAGCCGACTGCTCAGCTCGATCCGACCGGTAAGGAGGAGGTTGCCGCGGCGATCGCGGCCCTGCGCCGGGAGCGCGGCGCGGACCTGACGGTGGTGCTGGTGGAGCAGGACGCCGAGTTGCTGGCGCGGCTGTCCGACCGCGTCGTGGTGCTCGACGCCGGGCGGATTGTGCTCTCCGGCACGACGCGGGAGATCTTCACCCGGGTGGATCATCTCGCCGCGCTCGGGGTCTTCGCGCCGCAGGTGGCCGAGGTCACGGCCCGGCTGAGTGCCGCGCTCGGCGCGGACCTGGCGGCGCTGACTCCGGAGGAGGCCGCCCCGGCCCTGCGGGCACGGCTGCGCAAGCCTGGTCATCCCGAGCGGAGCCAGGAGCGGGCGGAGCCGTTCGTGGGTGATAACCCGGTGCCTGGAGACGAATCCCTCAACGCCGCCGACCGACGCGGAGCAGCAGGTGAGCCCGTTCTGACTGCCAGCGAACACGACGCTGCTGCACCGGAGCCGCTGGTCGTGGTCGAGGGGGTGCACTACCGGTACGGCGGATCAGTCCCGGCGCTGCGGGGGGTGGATCTGACTCTGGCGCCCGGGGAGTTCGTCGCGCTGCTTGGGGTCAACGGATCAGGGAAGACGACGCTGGCCAAGCACCTCAACGGGCTGCTGCGACCCGACGCCGGGCGGGTGCTGGTGGCCGGGCGCGACACGCGGCAGCACCCGCCCGGGGAGCTGGCCCGCGTCGTCGGCTACGTCTTCCAGAATCCCGACCACCAGATCTTCCAGCCGACTGTCGCTGCCGAGGTCGCCTCCGGGCCGCGGAATCTGGGGGCGCGCGGCGCGGACCTGGCCGAGCGGGTGGACGAGGCGCTCGCGCGCTTCGGCCTGACCGACCTGCGCGATCGCCACCCGATGCTGCTGGGCCGCGCCGCGCGGCGGCGCGTGGCGCTGGCCGCGGTCTACGCCACGCGCCCGCGCCTGCTGGTCCTCGATGAGCCGACCGGCGGGCTGGACCGGCGGGACACCGCGGAGCTGATGGCGACGCTGGAGGCGCTGGTGGCGGAGGGTACCACCGTGCTCCTGATCACCCATGACCTGCGCCTGGCCGCAACACACGCGCGGCGGGTCGTGGTGATGTGGGACGGCCGGGTGGTGGCCGACGGGCCGCCCGAGGCGATCCTGGCCGACGCCGAGCGCCTGGCCGCGGCCGGACTGCGTCCGGCGCCGGTGACGCGCCTGTCGCTGGACCTCGCGGACACCGGGATGCTCCCGGCGCTCACCGTCGAGTCCTTCTGCGAGGCGTTCCTGCGCCGTGCATCCGGCGGGGCGGCGTGTCCGGCCGGCGGGCGGACGTTTGAAGGGCGTGAGCCATGA
- a CDS encoding cellulase family glycosylhydrolase, translating into MRGTRRLRAWLLALVLVSVLAVPGSPGAQAASEFGPRAAYFPETGFWVSDPFLRFWEQNGGLPTFGYPISRVFYQDGLLRQYFERAVFERHDHLAGSGYEVLVTRLGALATLDRRDEPPFQPVNAANDHHCRVFPATGHRLCGGFRIYWETRGGLAAFGYPISEEFIENGRTVQYFERARFEWHPENPWPHDVLLGHLGRQALAARPVPPLAVTPEGPGGPGAPIGPQPLYNHPVGCAFNVFWWGDEPNHVTNETYLDLVRDAGCDWVRVQGQWGLMEPEPGYYIFHPLDRFVDAARERGLHVLVTVNAPPAWALDIPPGTPANPVSFGRFMEVLVAHFRGRVDAWQIWNEPNIAPEAGGLIRPAGYLELLREGSQAVRRQDPDALVVLAGMAPSSLREPNVIWDDLAYTEELLALNGGEAGRYIDVIGIHAYGAGNPPDNYWPGNPANTPAWNNAPEFYFRRAEALHTAVVNAGLGHLPIWITEFGWGTATDWPSWGFGNWVSEEDQARYLVRAYEIARTEWPWVERMFIWNLNFGAFNGDGHPFTAYALLYPDGTPRPAYEAIKAMPKE; encoded by the coding sequence GTGAGGGGGACGAGGCGCCTACGCGCCTGGCTGCTGGCGCTCGTGCTTGTGAGCGTGCTCGCCGTGCCCGGCTCACCCGGCGCCCAGGCGGCGTCAGAGTTCGGCCCGCGGGCCGCCTACTTCCCGGAGACAGGCTTCTGGGTGAGCGACCCGTTCCTGCGCTTCTGGGAGCAGAACGGCGGGCTGCCGACCTTCGGCTACCCGATCAGCCGCGTCTTCTATCAGGACGGCCTGCTGCGGCAGTACTTCGAGCGCGCCGTCTTCGAACGCCACGACCACCTGGCCGGCTCCGGGTACGAGGTGCTCGTGACCCGGCTCGGCGCCCTGGCGACGCTCGACCGCCGGGATGAGCCGCCCTTCCAGCCGGTCAACGCCGCGAACGACCACCACTGCCGCGTCTTCCCCGCCACCGGCCACCGGCTCTGCGGCGGTTTCCGCATCTACTGGGAAACACGCGGGGGTCTGGCGGCCTTCGGCTACCCGATTAGCGAGGAGTTCATCGAGAACGGGCGCACTGTGCAGTACTTCGAGCGCGCCCGCTTCGAGTGGCACCCGGAGAACCCCTGGCCCCACGACGTACTGCTGGGCCACCTCGGCCGACAGGCGCTCGCGGCCCGGCCGGTCCCGCCCCTGGCGGTCACCCCGGAGGGACCAGGAGGGCCGGGCGCGCCCATCGGCCCGCAACCGCTCTACAACCACCCAGTCGGCTGCGCCTTCAACGTCTTCTGGTGGGGCGACGAACCGAACCACGTCACCAATGAGACCTACCTCGATCTCGTCCGCGACGCCGGCTGCGACTGGGTGCGGGTCCAGGGTCAGTGGGGCCTGATGGAGCCGGAGCCGGGCTACTACATCTTTCACCCGCTCGACCGTTTCGTCGACGCGGCGCGGGAGCGCGGGCTGCACGTGCTGGTCACGGTGAACGCGCCACCGGCCTGGGCACTCGACATCCCGCCCGGCACTCCCGCCAATCCGGTCTCGTTCGGGCGCTTCATGGAGGTCCTCGTCGCCCACTTCCGCGGCCGCGTCGACGCCTGGCAGATCTGGAACGAGCCCAACATCGCCCCCGAGGCCGGAGGACTGATCCGCCCGGCCGGGTACCTGGAATTGCTGCGTGAAGGGAGTCAGGCGGTCAGGCGGCAGGACCCGGACGCGCTGGTGGTACTGGCCGGGATGGCGCCGAGCAGCCTCCGCGAGCCGAACGTGATCTGGGACGACCTCGCCTACACCGAGGAGCTGCTCGCGCTGAACGGCGGGGAGGCAGGCCGCTACATCGACGTGATCGGCATCCACGCCTACGGCGCGGGCAACCCACCCGACAACTACTGGCCGGGCAACCCGGCCAATACGCCCGCCTGGAACAACGCGCCGGAGTTCTATTTCCGCCGCGCCGAGGCGCTGCACACCGCCGTCGTGAACGCCGGGCTGGGTCACCTGCCGATCTGGATCACGGAGTTCGGCTGGGGCACCGCCACCGACTGGCCCTCGTGGGGCTTCGGCAACTGGGTCAGCGAGGAGGACCAGGCACGGTACCTCGTGCGGGCCTACGAGATCGCACGCACCGAGTGGCCCTGGGTCGAGCGGATGTTCATCTGGAACCTGAACTTCGGCGCCTTCAACGGCGACGGTCACCCCTTCACCGCCTACGCC